The Paramicrobacterium fandaimingii DNA segment CGCTCTCGCTGCTGCGCAACCTCTTCGTCAACCGCGAACAGCGGCGTCTCGCTGTGGCGATCTGGGGAAGCGCGTTCGCGGGTGGCGGCGCCCTCGGCCCGATTGCCGGAGGCTTTCTGCTCGAGCACTTCTGGTGGGGCTCGATCTTTCTGCTCTCGGTTCCGGTGCTGCTCCCGTTATTCATTCTTCTTCCCATCGTGGTGCGCGAATCGAAGGATCCCGTTGACTCACCCATCGATCTGCTGAGCGCCCTGCTCGTGCTGCTCGCGATGGTGCCGTTCGTGTGGTCGATCAAGCACGCGGCGGATGCTGGAATCGATGCGCTCGCAATCGGCGTGTTCGTCGGAGCGATCGTGTTCGGAGCGCTTTTCGTGCGCCGACAGCTGCGACTGCAGCATCCGATGCTCGATGTCTCGCTGTTTCGAATCCCGGCGTTCAGCGGGGCAATCGTCATCAACCTGCTCAGTATCATCGCGTTCGTCGGCGGGCTGTTTTTCATCACCCAGCATCTGCAGCTCGTGCTGGGCATGTCGCCGATGAACGCGGGACTCGTGCTCGTGCCCGGGCTTGCCGTCATGATCACGGCCGGGCTCCTCGTGGTGCCGATCGCCCGTCGCGTGCGCCCGAGCATCGTCATCGCGTGCGCACTCGTCTTCTCCGTGCTCTGCTATGGCAGCATCGCCGTTCAGGGCGGCAGCGTAAGTGCACTGGGCATCGCGCTCGCCGTGGTCGCCCTCGGCATCGGCGTCGGTGCGGCCGAAACCGTGTCAAACGACCTCATTCTCGCCAATGCGCCCGCGTCGAAGGCTGGCGCGGCATCCGGGCTGTCCGAGACGGCGTACGAGCTCGGCTCCGTGTTGGGCGTTGCGACGCTCGGCACGGTTCTCACGGCGTCGTACAGCAACCACATCGTCATTCCGGCCGGGGTCTCAGGGGCGGATGCCGCGGCAGCGGCCGAGACCCTCGGTGGAGCCATGAAGGTGGCCGAACAGCTGCCGGCGAAACTGGGCGATGCCCTGAGCCAGGCCGCGATCACGGCGTTCAGCAGTGGTGCGTCGATCACGGCGTGGCTCGGTGCGGGGCTCGTTGTCGTCGCAATCATCGTTTCACTGACGACCCTGCGCAACGCAAAATAGCCCGTCGCGAACGCACCTGCCTCGTGGGGCGCCTCCGGTTACGCGGTCGGATCATCCCTCGTCATGCTGTCGAGGATCGAATTCTCGGTTCCGAGCAGTCGCACAAGAGCGCTCTGCAGGTCGGCGACGCGGTCGCGGCCGACGAGCGCTTCCCACTCGGCCCGGAGCTCGTCGAATACCGCCTCACCCTCGCTCATGAGCGAATTCCCGCGATCGGTCACGGTCAATCGCGCGCGTCGGCGGTCGTGGGGGTCAGCTGTGCGACGGACGTAGCCGCTCTCTTCGAGAAACGCCAGGGTCTTCGCCGCGGCCTGTTTGGAAACCGATGTGCGCCTCCCCACCTCCGAGATGGTCCCGGCTCCCGCAGCAATGGCGCGCAAGGCGAAATCATGCGCGGGCCTCACGCCGACGTGCCCTCGCTCGGCAAGGCGATCCGTTGCCGTGTCTGCCATAAACCGAAAACCGCCGAGCAGTAGAAGAGCGAGATCAGCACCACCTCGAGACATGCCTCCATCGTAGCGAGAGGAAATAAATCGACAACCTCGTTGTTTACTTTCAGCGAAGATGACAACCTAGTTGTCTTACTGATCTCGCTCTCGACGGAGAAAATCATGAATTCTGACCAGGCAACAATCGCCGGTGTTCGACACGAAACGGCAGCCGTGAACGGCACGCATCTGCACTACGTCACGGCCGGTGACGAGGGCACCCCCGTGCTTCTCGTTCACGGATTCCCCGAAACGTGGTGGGCATTTCGCGCGCTCATCCCGCTTCTCGCGGCCACACACCGTGTTTACGCAGTGGATCTACGAGGCTTCGGCGACTCAGATGTCGCAAGCGACAGCTATTCGAGCGCGGTCGCGGCTGCGGATCTTCAAGCCCTGATCGAGCATCTGTTTGTCGGTCCGATGCATGTCGTCGGGCAAGACCTCAGTGGCAGTGCGGTGTTCCGGCTCGCCGCAACTCACCCCGAGAACGTCTTGAGTCTTACAGCAATCGAGGCGGGGCTTGCCGGCTTCGGCGCTGAGGGACTGGCAGACGTCACACACGGGGGTGTCTGGTATATCGGTGCCCTTGCGGCTCCCGGTATTGCCAGTCTGCTCTTTGAGCAGCACGCCGAAGCCTTTATCGGGGAGCATCTCTACCCTTTCTATGGAGTTGCCGAAGCGGCAGTGACCTCCAAAGACGCCACAGAGTATGCCCGCAGTTATGGACGCCCTGGCGGGTTTTCTGGCGCGGTGGGCTTGTACCGCGGAATGCTCGCCGAGGGGGAGCAGCTGCACTTACTCGCGCAGAACGCCCCGTTGACGATGCCCGTGACAGCCATCGGCTCCGCAGGCGGTGCGTTTACGCACCGAACATTCGACAGCGTCACGAAAGGAGACGTTGCCTCCGTTCAGCTTGATGGCGTCGGCCACTATGTGGCGCAGGAAGCCCCGCGGCTGCTCGCCGATGCCCTGATCAAGGCATTTGCTGCGAGCGCCCCGTGACGAGTGGCGTTATCGCCAGCCGCCAGCCGTCACGGGCGACGCGCTCGCTCAACTGCCGTCGCGCACCGACCTGATGAACCGCGTGACGTTGACGCGCATGGCCGCAATGCGCTGCTGCCGCGCGGCCTCGACGTCGAACCCGACGTACGCTGTGCGCGGCAGTCGGCGCGCATTGACGTTGCACTCGAAGTTTGCGCACGCCAGGGTTCCGACGGTGTCGCCCTTGCGCCCAGCGTCACCGGCGCGCTTCGCGACGAAGAACACAACCTCGTTGGGAAGGTGAACGTCTTCGCACCAGGAGCACTGCGGCCGCGTGCGGGTGGCGCCGTCGGCCAGCCGCAGCGCAACGCCGACGAGCTCGTCATCGACGAGGGCGATGACGTACCCCTGCTTGGGAAACTTCGTGTCACGCCACCCGAGAAAATCAAGAGCATCCCAGTCGAGGGAGTCGACATTCTCGGGCAGCGTCAGTGCCGAGCGCTCGCGTTTTGACGCGTTGATGAACGATGAACGAATCTGCTTTTCGGAGATCGGGTGCATAAAAAGCCCTTGTGTGTGTTGACGGCGCCGTGAGGCGCTCGTCTGCTTACCTGTCAATGGAATACCCAGGATGCTGCGGCTTTCAGCCGCGCCGGGGGCGCTGTGCGTCGACGGGCACAGTCGTGCCTCGACGCGAGGGAAGCACTATCTCGATCCGGCGGTCGAAGCGCCGGCAGCCTCCAGACGCCCAGCGGGCAGAGCGATCGAGTCGGTAAACATGCGCATGAGTATACGCCTCACACGCGGCAAAATTCTTCTCGCGCCGGCGAGGAGATTAGGTTAGGCTCAGCTAACGTGGAAGCGATTGAACTTGCGGCCGAGCATCTCGAGCTGAGCTACGAGCGTGAGGCCGTTGTGCACGACGTGTCTCTGGAAATCACGCCAGGTGCCGTCACGGCACTCATCGGCCCGAACGGCAGTGGCAAGTCCACGGTGCTGCGCTCGATGGCCCGGCTTCATCCCGTGACGTCCGGCTCCATTCAGCTGCGCGTCGGTGGCGACACGAGCGAGGTCCGCGCCGTGAGCGCACGAGATTTCGCCCGCCGTGTCACGCTTCTGTCACAGTCGCGGCCCAACCCCTCGGGGCTCAGCGTGCGCGACGTTGTCGCCTACGGCCGGCATCCTCATCGGCGGCGCTTCTCGGCACTGACCGACGCTGATCTTGCTTCGATCGACAAGGCACTGCGATTGACAGGCACAGAGCTCATGGCCGACCGCGCCGTCGACCAGCTCTCTGGGGGCGAACTTCAGCGCGTCTGGCTCGCCACGTGCCTCGCGCAAGACACCGGTGTGCTGCTGCTCGACGAACCCACCAACCACCTCGACCTTCGCTACCAGGTCGAGATTCTCGACCTCATGCGCGAGCTCGCCGACGATCACGGCACGGCCGTCGGTGTGGTGCTGCACGATCTCAACCACGCGGCAGCGGTCGCCGACCACGTCGTGCTGCTGAGCGGCGGACGCGTGCGGGCCGAGGGAACGCCGCCCGAGGTGTTCTCGGCGGGCGTCCTCTCGGAGGTCTACGGCATTCCGATCGTCTCGCGCGTCGACGACGATTCGGGCCTCGTCCGCGTCGAATCGCTGCCGCGGCGCTGTCTGGCCCGCGCCGTCTAAGTCACGCTGCAGCCGCAGCATCCGATCCGTGTTTCCCCTCACGAAAGTAGAGCTATGTCACGACGCACCACTACAGCCACCGCCGTCACATTCGCGGCCCTGACCGCCCTTGTGTTGACGGGGTGCGGAACCACATCGGTCGAAGCTTCGGGCGACGACACGTCGAACGAAGCCGTCTCTCAGTCGTGCGAGAACGACGAGACGACAACATCGACGGATCCTGTCTCGCTCACGGACGATCTCGACCGCACGGTGACGCTCGACAAGCCGGCCGAGCGCGTCGCCGTTCTCGAGTGGCAGCAGACCGAAGACCTTCTCTCACTATGCGTGACGCCCGTGGCCGTCGCCGATGCCGAGGGCTACTCCACGTGGGACACCGCCGAAGCCTTGCCTGAGGGTGTGGCCGACGTCGGCACGCGGCAAGAGCCCAACCTCGACGCCATCTTCGGCGCCGACCCCGACCTGGTGATCGTCGAGGTGTCCTCGCCCGATGACGAGATCGTTTCGCAGCTTGAGGCATACGACGTTCCGGTGCTCGCGACTGTGGGGGCGGATGCTGCTGATCCCATCCAGCACATGAAAGACACCTTCTCACTGATCGCGGATGCGACGGGACGAAGTGAGCGCGCCGACGTGGTGCTCGACGGCTTCGACACGGCGCTCGCCGACGCGAAGGCCGCGGTCGGCGATGCCGACCTGGCGACGACGGACTTCGTCTACTTCGACGGCTGGGTTCAGGGCGGCAATGTCGCCATCAGGCCGTTCGGCCAGGGCTCGCTCTTCGGTGAACTGGGTGAAGAGCTCGGACTCACAAACGTCTGGGAGGGCGAGGTCGATCCGACGTATGGCCTCGGCCAGACCGACGTCGAGGGTCTCGTCGAGGTGGGCGACGCCATGATGTTCTACACCGGAACCGACGACCCCGAGTCAGACAGCATCGTCGACCTGCTCGCCGACAATGAGATCTGGACGTCACTTCCCGCCGTCGAGAACGGCGAGACCTACGCGTTCCCCACGGGGATCTGGACGTTTGGCGGCCCGCGCTCTGCCGAGCAGGCGATTGACGCCTACGTCGAACTGCTCACCGCGTAAGCGCAGCCGAATGCCGCGCACCGCGACCACTCCTTCCGCCGCACCGACGGCGGGAGGGCGGTCGCGCGCGCCGAAACTCACAACGAGTCTCGGCGCCGCGGGCGCGCTCGTCGGGCTCGCCCTTCTCGTGGTGATCGCCGCCGCGTGGCACATGACGCAGGGAACGTCGAGCACGGGCATCGGCGAGTTGATCGGGATGCTGTCGGGCAACGGGCCCGCCGACGCCGAGGGCGTGACGACACGCGACGTGCTGCTGGGTTCGCGCCTGCCGCGCGCCGCTGCGGGCATCCTCGTGGGCATCGCCCTCGGTGTTGCCGGTGCGCTCTTCCAGTCGCTCGCCCGCAACGCGCTCGCATCGCCTGACACGCTCGCGGTCACTGCCGGCTCGTACTTCGCCGTCACTGCCGTCGCCGCGTTCGGCCTCGCCATTCCGCTGTGGGCGTCGGGCGGCGTAGCCTTCGTCGGCGGACTGCTCGCTGCGGCACTCGTGCTCGGCATCGCCGGCGGCGCTGGGGCATCGACGACGCGGCTGATCCTCGCCGGAACGGCGACCGCCCTTGCGCTGCAGGCCGGCACGTCGACGCTGCTCATTCTCTTCGCCGAAGAGACGACGAGCCTGTTCGCCTGGGGCAGTGGGTCCCTCAGCCAGCTGGGCCTCGAGAACGCCCAGCGCTGCGCCCCCGTTGTCGTCGTTGCGACAGTGCTGGCAATTCTGTTGTCGCGCCGCCTCGACCTGCTCGGTCTCGGCGATGACGCTGCGGCAGTGCTTGGCGTGCCGATTCGCGCGACGCGGGCAAGCGGCATCCTGATCGCCGTCGTGCTCACCGCGACGGCCGTGACGCTTGCCGGACCAATTGGGTTTGTTGGGCTGTGCGCACCGGTGATCACCCGCCTCACCGCGCGTGTCGTCCCTGTTCTGCACAAGCACGTCGTGATGATTCCCGCCGCAGGTCTCGTCGGCGCTCTCGTCGTGATCGTGGCTGACGCGGTGCTGCGCGCGATTATCGGGGCGGATGCTGCCATTGCGGTGCCCACCGGAGTGACGACGACGCTGCTTGGCGCGGTCGTGCTGGTGCTGCTTGCGCGCCGCATCCGCGACTCCGGACCGACGCGCCAGCCGCGCGCCGCGCGCACCAGCATCCATGGAATCCGACGGACGGTGATCGCCACCGTTGTTCTTGCGGTGCTCGTTGTCGGCAGCGCCCTTGTGGGGCTGCTTGCCGGTGAGCGATGGCTGCTCACGGGTGACATCGCGCTGTGGCTGCAGAACAACGCGGCTCCCGTGATCGCCCATGCGCTCGACGGCCGCGCGCCGCGCGTGGCTGCCGCCCTTCTTGCGGGCGCAGCACTCGCGCTCGCCGGAACGTTCGTGCAGGCCAGCGCTCGCAACCCGCTCGCCGAACCGGGCATTCTGGGCATCACGGGCGGCGCGGGGCTGGGCGCCGTCATCATCGTGACGCTTGTGTCGGGCGGTGGCGTTGTCGCGATGACCGCTGCGGCGATCGGCGGAGCGCTTATCGCGTTCGCCCTCGTCTACACGCTCTCGTGGCGTGGCGGTATGAACACCGATCGCCTTGTGCTCATCGGCATCGGCCTCTGGTACGGGTTCACCGCATTGACGACGTTCATCCTTGTGCGCGCGAACCCGTGGGATACGCCGGCGATCTTCACCTGGCTGTCTGGGTCGACGTATGGCCGCGGCTGGGCGGAGGTGCTCCCCGTGGGCATTGCTCTTGTCGCCGCAATTCCGCTCGCGGTCGTGTGGCGGCGCGAACTCGACCTGCTCTCGCTCGATGACGACACCCCGCGCCTTGTCGGCGTCGCGCGCGAGCGTGTGCGTTTCGCTGTGCTGATCACCGCAGCTGTGCTTGCCGCGCTCAGCGTCTCTGCGGTCGGCGTTGTCGGTTTCGTCGGGCTTGTCGCACCGCATGCCGCGCGGGCGCTGGTGGGCGGACGCCATGCTCGTGTTGCTCCCGTGGCGATGATGCTTGGCGCACTGCTGCTCGTTGTCGCCGATACGCTCGGTCGCACGATCATCGCGCCGGCGCAGATCCCCGCGGGCCTCATCGTGGCGATCATCGGAGCGCCGTACTTCGTGTACCTCCTCGCCCGCTCGCGTGCGTGAGCGCTTTGCCCGTGCCGCCTGACCCACTGGAAATCGGGGACCAACTTTGCTCATCAAAAGCGCTGCATGGCATGGCAAAAGTTGGTCCCCGATTTAACTCAAACGAATCGCCACGGGTGCAGGGCTGCCTGACAACGGTCATCCCCATCTAACGGACGTCTTCCTCGGTCAAGAGCGCGAACTGAAGTGGCTCCCACAGTGTTGTCAGTCGCTCTACCCACGGGTCTGCGAATTGACCTGACTTCACCCGCATTTCGATATCAGGTAATGAGACCCATGCCGCATTCGCGATTTCGACTGGATCGAGCCTGAGCTGTGTCGTGGCGACGTGCGCAAGGTAAAGGTCGACAAGCGCGGAGTCCTCAACGTGTCGCCCGACGTGACTGAACGCATCGAATGCTGGCGTGAGCCCAGTTTCTTCGAGGAGCTCTCGCGCTGCAGCATCCCTGCTGGATTCCCCCTCGAGCGCGCTGCCACCCGGGAATTCCCAGGCGAGACCGAACTCTTTCGCTGCGTGACGCTGTGTGATCAGAATCTTGCCGTCATCGCGAACAACACACGTCGCCGCGACGATGTGGTAATCCCCTTGGGTCCAATCGGCATCGCCACGATAGTGAGTTCTCCCGGTGGGGAAGCCGTTGATATCGGTGACGTCCCACCGTTCAGCGTCCATCATTCGGCCTCTTCTCTAGATGTAATGGTTCACCGCAGTCCGCGGTGGATCCGATGTGATCGATCCTTGCTTCCGGGAGGAGGCCGCGGAATCGTGCCTTCGTCTGCTCAAACCGGGCGCGCCGTTCCTCGTCTCGCGGATCAACGATCTCCACTTTCTACTCGTTCATGCCGACCTTCGCAGTGCTCTGAGAGGGCGCGGAACTTCGCCGACGTACATCGAGCGACGAGCGCTCATGACCGGAAAGCGCGGGTTTCACCAGCGGCACTTACCGCGATCGTCTGTGGTCTCGCCCACCAGCGACGTCAGATCGCTTCGGAGACCGGGATCAGCCTGGTGACGGCTCAGTCGTCGAATGAGCTCCTCCCGAGGGATCGGCGTGCGGCGCTTTGCGCGCATAGGCTTCAACTCTGCGACTGGGCGGCCGAGCGAGGTAATCGTCAGAGGCTCGCCTGCTTCCACTCTCCGGAGCACACTTGCCATATTGTGGCGGAGCTCGCGAGCTGTGACTTCGGCCATGCTGTCAGTGTGGCACGCAGGGAACGGTGACTGTTGGGTGAGCTGGCAATAAAGATACAGTCCTGCTTCAGGATACCGGTGAAAAAACGTCGCTTTACTTCACACTTGGGCGGGGTGAGACTGGCAGTCTGACGTCCGTACCCCCGCGAGCATTGCCGCTCGCACGCTCGTGAAAGGCACATCGTGAGCACATCGCAGACCTCGGCATCGAATGCCACCCAGCCGCAGACTCGCCCCCAGGATCTCGCCGACGACGCCATTGCGCTCGCGAAGCGATGGTTGAGCGAGGCAGCGGACATTCCCGCTGACGCCTCGGGGGAGCGACTCGCTGGTGTTTTGAGCGACCCGAACGGTCTGGCGTTCACCGTCGGGTTCGTCGACGGCGTCGTGCGCCCCGAAGACCTGCATGCTGCGGCGAAGAAGCTGAAAGAGCTCACTCCGCTCACCCCGCAGTTCCTCCCAGCGGCGCTGCGCGGCGCGATCGGGCTCGGCGGTGCGTTCGCGAAGCCACTGCCGCAGATCGTCGTGCCGATTGCACGCCGAGTGCTGCGTGAGATGGTCAGCCACCTCATCATCGATGCGAGCGATGCAAAGCTCGGACCCGCCATCGCGAAGATCAAGAAAGACGACGTCGGCCTCAACATCAACCTGCTCGGCGAGGCGATCCTCGGTGAGCATGAAGCCGAGCGCCGCATCGCCGGAACGAAGGCGCTCCTTGCGCGCAAAGACGTCGACTATGTGTCGATCAAGGTGTCGTCAACCGTCGCCCCGCACAACCACTGGGCATTCAACGAGGCTGTCGAGCGCATCCAGAATCACCTCGCTCCGCTTCTCGAACAGGCAAAGAACGCCAGCCCGCAGAAGTTCATCAACCTCGACATGGAGGAGTACAAAGACCTCGACCTGACACTCGCCGTTTTCACCGGCATCCTGGATCGACCCGAGTTCAAGCAGCTCGAGGCCGGCATCGTTCTGCAGGCTTACCTTCCGGATGCTCTCGGCGCGATGATGCATCTGCAGGAGTGGGCTGCGCAGCGCGTCGCCGACGGCGGAGCGCCCATCAAGGTGCGCCTTGTGAAGGGCGCGAACCTGCCGATGGAGCACGTAGACGCCGCGATTCACGGCTGGCCCGCGGCGACGTGGGACACGAAGCAGGGTTCAGACACAAGCTACAAGGCAGTGCTCGACTATGCGCTGCACCCCGAGCGCATTCGGAACCTGCGCGTCGGCGTCGCCGGCCACAACCTGTTCGACGTCGCGCTGGCCTGGCTGCTCGCGAAGGCCCGCGGCGCGCAAGACGGCGTTGACTTCGAGATGCTCCTCGGCATGGCCACGGGACAGGCCGAGGTTGTGAAGCGCGATGTCGGGTCGCTGCTGCTCTACACGCCCGTCGTGCATCCGCAGGAGTTCGACGTCGCGATCGCCTACCTGATTCGTCGCCTCGAAGAGGGCGCGAGCCACGAGAACTTCATGTCTGCCGTCTTCGAGCTCAACGAGAGCGAGACCCTGTTCGAGCGTGAGAAGCAGCGCTTTCTCGCCTCTCTCGCCGATCTTGAGGCGATCACGGGCGACGGCGACGTTGAGTCGTTCGACGTGCCGAAGCCCAGCAGGCAGCAGGACCGCCGTGACTACGACGAGGCAGGCGCCGAGGCGCGCATCGAGACGCGTATCGCAGCCGGGAGAAACGGCGAGTTTGAGAACACGCCAGACACCGATCCAGATCTTGATGGCAACCGCGAGTGGGGTCGCGCGATCGCGAATCGCATGGCCGAGTCAGCGCTCGGCGTCGCACAGGTTGAAGCTGCGCACATCAGCGATGAAGCCTCGCTGAACGACGCAATCGAGCGTGGAATCTCGGCGGCCGACGCCTGGCAGGCGCTCGGCGCAGACGAGCGTGCGCGCATTCTCTACCGCGCAGGAGAGAAGCTGGAAGAACGCCGCGCTGATCTTCTGGAAGTGGCAGGCTCCGAGGCGGGCAAGACCCTCGACCAGGGCGACCCCGAAGTTTCTGAGGCCATTGACTTCGCGAACTACTACGCGATGCTCGGTCAGCAGCTCGAGCAGGTTGACGGCGCGAGCCACACATCGAAGAAGCTCGTCGCCGTCATTCCGCCGTGGAACTTCCCCATCGCGATCCCCGCGGGAGGAACCCTCGCCGGGCTCGCGTCTGGTGCGTCGGTGATCATCAAGCCCGCATCAAACTCTGCCCGCACCGGTGCGGTCATGGTGGAGGCACTCTGGGACGCTGGCGTTCCCCGCGACGTGCTGCAGCTTGCGCAATTCAGTGATCGCGAGCTCGCCTCGAAGCTCGTCTCTGACGAGCGCGTCGACAGACTGATACTGACCGGCTCGTACGAGACGGCATCGACATTCCGCGAGCTGCGTCAGGATCTGCCGATTCTCGCCGAGACCAGTGGCAAGAACGCGATAATCGTCACCCCGAACGCAGACCTCGACCTTGCGGCGAAGGACGTCGCGCAGTCGGCCTTCGGTCATGCGGGGCAGAAGTGCTCTGCAGCATCCCTCGTGATTCTTGTCGGCTCTGTCGCTAAGTCCAAACGATTCCGCAGCCAGCTTCTCGACGCCGTGCAGTCTCTCAAGGTCGGCACTCCCGAGCACCTCAGCACGCAGATGGGCCCCGTCATTACAGCGCCGTCGGGCAAGCTGTTGCGCGGACTCACGACACTCGGCCCTGGTGAGAGCTGGGCGATCAAACCTGAGCCGCTCGCAAGCGACAGCCCCCTCGCGCTCGACAAGAACGGCGAGAACAAGCTGTGGAGTCCCGGCGTGCGTGACGGTGTGCAGCGTGGATCCGAGTATCACCTCGTCGAGTACTTTGGTCCGATCCTCGGCATCATGACGGCTGACACGCTCGACGAGGCGATCGACATGGTCAACGACATTGAGTACGGACTCACGACCGGTCTGCACTCGCTCGACAGCGACGAGCTCGCTACCTGGCTCGACCGCGTTCAGGCCGGAAACCTCTATGCGAACCGAGGGATCACGGGCGCGATCGTGCGCCGCCAGTCGTTCGGCGGCTGGAAGAAGTCTGCGATCGGCGCCGGCACCAAGGCGGGTGGCCCGAACTATCTGCACGGCCTCGTTGACTGGTCGGATGCAGCGCCCGCAGGCTCTTCGCGTTCGCCCCGTGTGCCAGCAGCCGCCCTGCTGGGGGCAGCGGAACGTTCCGGAGTGACCGGAGACGAGCTCGACTGGCTGGCGTCAGCGCTCGGCACCGACGCGACAGCGTGGGCCGACGAGTTCGGTATTGCGCGCGATGCCTCACAACTCGGGGTTGAGCGCAACATGCTGCGATACTGTCCCGTCAACGTGACGATCCGTGTCGCGGCAGACGCCCCGCTACATCACGTCGTGCGTGCGGTGGCGGCGGGACTCGCTGCTGAGTCGACTCCGACGGTGAGCACTCCGATCGCTCTCCCCGAGCGGATCATGAATGCGATGCGCGCCAGCGGCGTGGCCATCCACTTCGAAGACAACGCGGCGTGGATGAAGCGCGTCGCCGATCTCGCTGCGAAGCAGGGCCCGGAGGCGAGTGAGCGCATTCGCATTGTGGCCGGGGCATCTCGTGAGGCAGAGGTGGCGACCGTCTATGCAGCGTCGAAGGGCAAGCCCGACGTCGCTGTCTACGGCGGTGAGGTCGTGTCGGCCGGTCGCGTCGAGATGCTTCCGCATCTGCATGAGCAGGCCGTGTCGATCACGGCGCACCGCTTCGGAACGCCGAGCACGCTGTCGGACGGTGTCATTTAGTACCCGTTCAAGGCCGATCCGCTCACGGTTCCACCTGGGCTCTGATGTATACCCACACAGTGCCCTGGTCGTCATGACCGAAACTGACAGTCGTGCCTGAGCTCTGGCCGTCTTTGTCGGTGAAGCTGCGGTCCCGGGTGAGGTCGCGTGATTCAAAAAACTCCCGTTCATCATCCGACAGGCAGGTCGTCGAGGGGTACAGACACTGTGTGTATCCAGAACCCAGCTCGACCTCGGCGTTAGACGGGAGCCTGACGAGCGCAGACATGCCGCTGCTGAAGAAGTTCTCCGAAGAGCCGGATTCCACAATCCTCGACCCCGGAGGTAGCTGCACGTCGGCCTTGTCCTCAATCCACGCCTCGGATCGCGATACGCACCACGTCGGCCAGAGGACGAAGCAGCGCCCCGATTCGAATGGCGGGAAGGTCACGAACCGAAAGACGAAGCCGCCGCCCCAAACGAGAACGACGACGGCAAGCACAGCACCTCCTATGAGAGCCAGGCGAGCGCGAAGCGAATGCCGCTTTGCGTGGCGCTCTTCGGGCGCGGGCAGCCCCAGTTCAGCTGCGCTGACTATTTCAAAACGCCGTCGTGTCATCGAAGACCACCTCAGCCTCTCTGCGCGCGATGTGGTCACACTCGTCGGATATTGGCGTGAGCAATGAGAATAGCGTTCTCACATACTAGGTACGCCACACTCACCTCACGTCCGTTCGGTGGCTGGGGATGTGCCACGCTCGGTTGTCTGGGTATGCCTAGTTTCTGTGGCCAGCGTCGCCGTTAGCCTGAGCCGATGTCAGGCCAATCGCTCGTGAGGTATGCCTCGACGGCCCGGTGACGGAAGGTGTATGGTTTTCCGCGCTGGATGATGCCGCGCGTCGAGTCCGGGCGCTGCGATGTGGGGCCGGCGCAACAGGCTTGCTCTCTCGTCGACGAGAGTTGCAGTTTTGATAAATTTATCAGCGGAGTTTTCCGCTGATAAATTTATCAACGCACTGTGGAGTAGCGTCAGCCTGGCTGATTGATCCGGACGCAGTTGC contains these protein-coding regions:
- a CDS encoding NUDIX hydrolase codes for the protein MMDAERWDVTDINGFPTGRTHYRGDADWTQGDYHIVAATCVVRDDGKILITQRHAAKEFGLAWEFPGGSALEGESSRDAAARELLEETGLTPAFDAFSHVGRHVEDSALVDLYLAHVATTQLRLDPVEIANAAWVSLPDIEMRVKSGQFADPWVERLTTLWEPLQFALLTEEDVR
- a CDS encoding iron ABC transporter permease, with amino-acid sequence MPRTATTPSAAPTAGGRSRAPKLTTSLGAAGALVGLALLVVIAAAWHMTQGTSSTGIGELIGMLSGNGPADAEGVTTRDVLLGSRLPRAAAGILVGIALGVAGALFQSLARNALASPDTLAVTAGSYFAVTAVAAFGLAIPLWASGGVAFVGGLLAAALVLGIAGGAGASTTRLILAGTATALALQAGTSTLLILFAEETTSLFAWGSGSLSQLGLENAQRCAPVVVVATVLAILLSRRLDLLGLGDDAAAVLGVPIRATRASGILIAVVLTATAVTLAGPIGFVGLCAPVITRLTARVVPVLHKHVVMIPAAGLVGALVVIVADAVLRAIIGADAAIAVPTGVTTTLLGAVVLVLLARRIRDSGPTRQPRAARTSIHGIRRTVIATVVLAVLVVGSALVGLLAGERWLLTGDIALWLQNNAAPVIAHALDGRAPRVAAALLAGAALALAGTFVQASARNPLAEPGILGITGGAGLGAVIIVTLVSGGGVVAMTAAAIGGALIAFALVYTLSWRGGMNTDRLVLIGIGLWYGFTALTTFILVRANPWDTPAIFTWLSGSTYGRGWAEVLPVGIALVAAIPLAVVWRRELDLLSLDDDTPRLVGVARERVRFAVLITAAVLAALSVSAVGVVGFVGLVAPHAARALVGGRHARVAPVAMMLGALLLVVADTLGRTIIAPAQIPAGLIVAIIGAPYFVYLLARSRA
- a CDS encoding type II toxin-antitoxin system Phd/YefM family antitoxin encodes the protein MAEVTARELRHNMASVLRRVEAGEPLTITSLGRPVAELKPMRAKRRTPIPREELIRRLSRHQADPGLRSDLTSLVGETTDDRGKCRW
- a CDS encoding proline dehydrogenase family protein → MSTSQTSASNATQPQTRPQDLADDAIALAKRWLSEAADIPADASGERLAGVLSDPNGLAFTVGFVDGVVRPEDLHAAAKKLKELTPLTPQFLPAALRGAIGLGGAFAKPLPQIVVPIARRVLREMVSHLIIDASDAKLGPAIAKIKKDDVGLNINLLGEAILGEHEAERRIAGTKALLARKDVDYVSIKVSSTVAPHNHWAFNEAVERIQNHLAPLLEQAKNASPQKFINLDMEEYKDLDLTLAVFTGILDRPEFKQLEAGIVLQAYLPDALGAMMHLQEWAAQRVADGGAPIKVRLVKGANLPMEHVDAAIHGWPAATWDTKQGSDTSYKAVLDYALHPERIRNLRVGVAGHNLFDVALAWLLAKARGAQDGVDFEMLLGMATGQAEVVKRDVGSLLLYTPVVHPQEFDVAIAYLIRRLEEGASHENFMSAVFELNESETLFEREKQRFLASLADLEAITGDGDVESFDVPKPSRQQDRRDYDEAGAEARIETRIAAGRNGEFENTPDTDPDLDGNREWGRAIANRMAESALGVAQVEAAHISDEASLNDAIERGISAADAWQALGADERARILYRAGEKLEERRADLLEVAGSEAGKTLDQGDPEVSEAIDFANYYAMLGQQLEQVDGASHTSKKLVAVIPPWNFPIAIPAGGTLAGLASGASVIIKPASNSARTGAVMVEALWDAGVPRDVLQLAQFSDRELASKLVSDERVDRLILTGSYETASTFRELRQDLPILAETSGKNAIIVTPNADLDLAAKDVAQSAFGHAGQKCSAASLVILVGSVAKSKRFRSQLLDAVQSLKVGTPEHLSTQMGPVITAPSGKLLRGLTTLGPGESWAIKPEPLASDSPLALDKNGENKLWSPGVRDGVQRGSEYHLVEYFGPILGIMTADTLDEAIDMVNDIEYGLTTGLHSLDSDELATWLDRVQAGNLYANRGITGAIVRRQSFGGWKKSAIGAGTKAGGPNYLHGLVDWSDAAPAGSSRSPRVPAAALLGAAERSGVTGDELDWLASALGTDATAWADEFGIARDASQLGVERNMLRYCPVNVTIRVAADAPLHHVVRAVAAGLAAESTPTVSTPIALPERIMNAMRASGVAIHFEDNAAWMKRVADLAAKQGPEASERIRIVAGASREAEVATVYAASKGKPDVAVYGGEVVSAGRVEMLPHLHEQAVSITAHRFGTPSTLSDGVI